TCTGTTTCAAAAACTCAATAATATGAGGATTCTCTGCATGTAATTGTTCTCTTTGCATAATTCTGTAGAAACATTTATGGTTTCTTACCTTACCCGCAAACTGATCAACAATTTTTTCTACTTTTTCCCACTCATTGATGTCCGTTCTTTCAATAATATCTTTCGAAAAGAATTGCCCTTCATTCATCCTGTACTCCACCAACTTCTCGTAAAGCTTTTCTTTTGAACCGAAATAATAGGAAATCATAGAAATGTTTACATTCGCTGCTTTGGCGATCTCTCTGGTAGAAGTTCCTTCAAAACCTTTCTCAGCAAAAAGCTTTTCCGCAGCATATAATATATTTTCTTCTTTTGATAACATTCTATGTTCTGTTTTCAGGGTGCAAATGTACACAAGATTCCAAATAAATCAAACGATTGATTGATTTTTTAATTTATTTTTAATATTTAAAATCACAAAACACTGAATTACAACTCATTAAAGTTTATTTATAATATTAATTAACATTATAGATTTGGTAATTTAACATAAGATTTTAAGTCAAATTTTCACCAAAATAAGCCTCAATACTGCATTTTTGGAAATTTAACCACTAAAATTAATGTTATGCTAAATTAATATTGAAGAAAAAACTCCGACTGAGTCGCCGGAGTTTATCTTATGAATTC
The sequence above is a segment of the Chryseobacterium sp. MYb264 genome. Coding sequences within it:
- a CDS encoding TetR/AcrR family transcriptional regulator; this translates as MLSKEENILYAAEKLFAEKGFEGTSTREIAKAANVNISMISYYFGSKEKLYEKLVEYRMNEGQFFSKDIIERTDINEWEKVEKIVDQFAGKVRNHKCFYRIMQREQLHAENPHIIEFLKQTKMGFISMYSKILESGLKKGIFTKNPPIYLLHSTVSGTLFYASNAKEMYKEFLNDTEDEDTFDEKYYTELNKHIKYLLKDLLGYEENK